Proteins from a single region of Campylobacter sputorum:
- a CDS encoding ABC-F family ATP-binding cassette domain-containing protein, which produces MLEVNSLSMKFGTQILFEDVNLKLNRGNRYGLIGANGAGKSTFLKILSGDIDYSSGDIIIENGLKTGTLGQDQFAFENFTIKDAVLYGNKRLYNAMKEKEKLYMSEEFTDEINEKLSKLEIITAEEDPTYECETRIEKILSSLGLNNYDKLMSELENSDKFKVLLAQVLFPKPDILFLDEPTNNLDLSAISWLENELNRHEGTMVVISHDRHFLNRVCTHILDVDFKKIREFSGNYDDWYIAANLIKKQAQMQREKKLKEKEDLDKFIARFSANASKAKQATSRQKQLEKLNIEDIAVSSRREPSILFKLNREIGNEILELTNINKKFGDKIIFNNFNLKLKKGDKIAVIGHNGVGKTTLCKIIMKEILPDSGNVHIGATIEPGYFAQDTNNKIKGELKLYEYLQDAKNKDLDEIRKCLGRMLFSGDEQEKSVGDLSGGEKHRVMLSKLMLIKPNLLILDEPNNHLDLEAIIALGEALYNYAGNVICVSHDRELIDAFANRIIEIKDNGEITDFKGTYEEYMESQIL; this is translated from the coding sequence ATGTTAGAAGTTAATTCTCTTAGCATGAAATTTGGGACACAAATTTTGTTTGAAGATGTAAATTTAAAACTAAATAGAGGCAACAGATATGGACTTATTGGTGCAAATGGAGCTGGAAAATCAACATTTTTAAAAATTCTCTCTGGCGATATTGATTATAGTAGCGGCGACATAATCATAGAAAATGGTCTTAAAACCGGCACCTTAGGGCAAGATCAATTTGCTTTTGAAAATTTCACTATAAAAGATGCGGTTTTGTATGGAAACAAAAGGCTTTATAATGCTATGAAAGAAAAAGAAAAACTTTATATGAGTGAAGAATTTACCGATGAGATAAATGAAAAACTAAGCAAACTTGAAATAATTACAGCAGAAGAAGACCCTACATATGAATGTGAAACAAGAATAGAGAAAATTTTAAGCTCTCTTGGATTAAATAACTATGATAAACTTATGAGTGAGCTTGAAAACTCTGATAAATTTAAAGTTTTATTAGCACAAGTGCTTTTTCCAAAACCAGATATTTTATTTTTAGATGAGCCCACAAATAACCTTGATTTAAGTGCGATTTCATGGCTAGAAAATGAGCTAAATAGGCACGAGGGAACTATGGTGGTCATAAGCCACGATAGGCACTTTTTAAATAGAGTTTGTACGCATATACTTGATGTTGATTTCAAAAAAATTCGTGAATTTAGTGGAAACTATGATGATTGGTATATAGCAGCAAATCTTATCAAAAAACAAGCTCAAATGCAAAGAGAGAAAAAGCTTAAAGAAAAAGAAGATTTGGATAAATTTATAGCAAGATTTAGCGCAAATGCAAGTAAGGCAAAACAAGCTACAAGTCGCCAAAAACAGCTTGAAAAGCTAAATATCGAAGATATTGCAGTTTCAAGCAGAAGAGAGCCTAGCATTTTGTTTAAATTAAATAGAGAAATAGGCAATGAAATCTTGGAATTAACAAATATAAATAAAAAATTTGGCGATAAAATAATTTTTAATAATTTTAACTTAAAGCTAAAAAAAGGAGATAAAATAGCAGTTATTGGGCACAATGGTGTTGGAAAAACTACACTTTGTAAAATCATTATGAAAGAAATACTCCCAGATAGTGGAAATGTCCATATAGGTGCAACAATCGAGCCAGGATATTTTGCACAAGATACAAATAATAAAATTAAAGGCGAATTAAAACTTTATGAGTATTTGCAAGACGCTAAAAACAAGGATTTAGATGAGATTAGAAAATGCCTTGGAAGAATGCTTTTTAGTGGGGACGAACAAGAAAAAAGTGTTGGGGATTTAAGCGGTGGCGAAAAACATAGGGTAATGTTAAGCAAACTTATGTTAATAAAACCAAATTTACTAATATTAGATGAACCAAATAATCACCTTGATTTAGAAGCCATTATTGCTCTTGGAGAAGCGCTTTATAACTACGCTGGAAATGTAATTTGCGTTAGCCACGATAGAGAGTTAATAGATGCATTTGCAAATAGGATAATAGAGATAAAAGATAACGGGGAAATAACTGACTTTAAAGGAACTTACGAAGAGTACATGGAATCCCAAATACTCTAA
- a CDS encoding lactate permease LctP family transporter, with protein MEWKQIYDPIGNIWLSAGVASLPIILFFVSLVVLKLKGWKAALFTVLLSSFIAVFVYKMPVVMVFLSFSQGFMNGLWPIAWIILAAIFLYKLSVKSGYFEYLKSSVIAITPDHRIQVILIAYCFGAFLEGAIGFGGPVAITAALLMGLGLRPLYAAGLCMIANTAPVAFGAIGIPIIAMSHAVGVDPVSVGAMVGRILPPITLFVPFFIVFLMDGMKGVKETFPVIAIASVSFAITQYITSNSIGPELPDITSAIVSLVCTTLFLRVWHVKNVFRVKSADEYTETSLSTKQILLAWIPFIFLIITVVLWTLPIVKNSLAFSTFNISMPYINGTMIQTAPIVLEDTSIKSVFKFDLLGSVGTAIFFAAILTIFALKIKPKMAVKAASETVREMFIPVINIGLVVAYAYIAKNSAQAATMGLALSHTGDAFAFFSPIIGWLGVFLTGSDTSSNLLFGPLQQVTAHQLNIPDIMFLAANSVGGVVGKMISPQSIAVACAAVGLVGRESELFRFTVKYSILFIIAIGVICYIITHFLPFIIPA; from the coding sequence ATGGAATGGAAACAGATTTACGATCCCATTGGGAATATCTGGTTAAGTGCTGGTGTAGCGTCGCTACCTATCATTTTATTTTTTGTATCACTTGTGGTACTAAAATTAAAAGGCTGGAAAGCAGCTTTATTTACAGTGCTTTTAAGTTCTTTTATCGCGGTGTTTGTTTATAAAATGCCAGTAGTTATGGTATTTTTAAGCTTCTCTCAAGGTTTTATGAATGGTCTTTGGCCAATAGCTTGGATTATTCTAGCGGCTATATTCTTATATAAACTATCTGTAAAATCAGGATACTTTGAATATCTTAAATCAAGCGTTATAGCTATAACTCCCGATCATAGAATACAAGTTATACTTATTGCTTACTGTTTTGGTGCATTTTTAGAAGGTGCTATAGGTTTTGGTGGTCCTGTTGCTATTACAGCTGCGCTACTTATGGGTCTTGGTCTTAGACCTCTTTATGCTGCTGGACTTTGCATGATAGCAAATACAGCTCCTGTTGCTTTTGGTGCTATTGGAATTCCAATTATCGCAATGTCTCACGCAGTTGGAGTTGATCCAGTGTCTGTTGGAGCTATGGTTGGTAGAATTTTGCCTCCTATAACACTATTTGTTCCATTTTTTATAGTATTTTTAATGGATGGCATGAAAGGCGTAAAAGAAACTTTTCCAGTTATAGCAATTGCATCAGTGTCATTTGCTATAACTCAATATATAACATCAAATAGCATAGGACCAGAGCTTCCAGATATAACATCTGCGATTGTATCTCTTGTTTGTACAACACTATTTTTAAGAGTATGGCATGTAAAAAATGTATTTAGAGTTAAAAGTGCTGATGAATACACTGAAACAAGCCTATCAACAAAACAGATACTTCTTGCTTGGATACCATTTATTTTCTTAATCATAACCGTTGTACTATGGACACTACCTATTGTAAAAAATTCATTAGCATTTTCTACATTCAACATAAGTATGCCTTATATAAATGGGACTATGATTCAAACAGCTCCTATCGTTTTAGAAGATACATCTATAAAATCTGTATTTAAATTTGATTTACTAGGCTCAGTTGGAACAGCCATATTTTTTGCTGCAATTTTAACTATTTTTGCACTGAAAATTAAACCAAAAATGGCAGTAAAAGCAGCTAGCGAAACAGTAAGGGAGATGTTTATCCCTGTTATAAATATAGGTCTAGTTGTTGCTTATGCATATATTGCAAAAAATAGTGCCCAAGCTGCTACTATGGGGCTTGCTCTATCGCATACAGGAGACGCATTTGCATTCTTTTCTCCAATCATAGGTTGGCTTGGTGTATTCTTAACAGGTTCTGATACAAGTTCAAATTTACTATTTGGACCATTGCAACAAGTCACAGCTCATCAACTTAACATACCTGATATAATGTTTTTGGCAGCAAACTCAGTTGGTGGAGTTGTTGGTAAAATGATAAGTCCTCAAAGCATAGCAGTTGCTTGTGCGGCTGTTGGATTAGTTGGAAGAGAAAGTGAGTTGTTTAGATTTACTGTTAAATACTCAATATTATTTATAATAGCAATAGGCGTGATTTGTTATATAATAACACACTTTTTACCTTTTATTATACCTGCTTAA
- a CDS encoding LutC/YkgG family protein — protein MSSREEILEKLKNSCGIKNFVPEITKDPVSFIKDDVDMFSEFKNRIVENKSILHENTSDIVSEINMIIENEGVKNLIYPSNLPIDINSLNIDNKFEFSKNIEEFKEKIFEYDVSIIQARFGISSHGVLCISASKEQPRTLSLTPRVCIALLKKENIVKSLSEALNKIKEQDGRLPTNTIFISGPSRTSDIELQLVIGVHGSQIMHVILY, from the coding sequence ATGAGTAGTAGAGAAGAGATTCTAGAAAAATTAAAAAATAGTTGCGGCATAAAAAATTTTGTTCCAGAGATTACAAAAGATCCAGTAAGCTTTATAAAAGATGATGTTGATATGTTTAGTGAATTTAAAAATAGAATTGTAGAAAATAAATCTATTTTGCACGAGAATACTTCTGATATAGTTTCTGAGATAAACATGATTATAGAAAATGAAGGTGTTAAAAATCTAATTTATCCATCAAATTTACCTATTGATATAAATAGTTTAAACATAGATAACAAATTTGAGTTTAGTAAAAATATAGAAGAATTTAAAGAGAAAATTTTTGAATATGATGTTTCCATAATCCAAGCTAGATTTGGCATTAGTTCACATGGTGTTCTTTGTATAAGTGCATCTAAAGAGCAGCCAAGAACTTTAAGTTTAACTCCAAGAGTATGCATAGCTTTACTAAAAAAAGAAAATATTGTAAAAAGTCTAAGTGAAGCATTAAATAAAATCAAAGAGCAAGACGGAAGACTTCCAACAAATACTATCTTCATCTCAGGTCCATCAAGAACTAGTGATATAGAATTACAACTTGTAATAGGTGTTCATGGTTCACAAATAATGCATGTAATTTTGTATTGA
- a CDS encoding LutB/LldF family L-lactate oxidation iron-sulfur protein, with amino-acid sequence MNHKKIVDHELNNAQLRENLSNAMHALQKNKQKITQNRFNNWEEQREVGKKSKNKILNSLYNRVLEFEENAKKNGYIVHWAKNGDEACEIVHDIMKEKGLDTILKQKTMASEEIGLNHYLQEKGMTALETDLGEVIIQLIDDKPVHIVVPAIHKNRYEIGEIFHDKLGAPKESDPEKLNAIARDYMREKFKKLKIGLTGGNFLIAKEGAIWLVENEGNGRMCNTIPDVLISVCGIEKVVDTIEDAATLVGLLTPSATGQFIANYNNIICGPRREGELDGPKECHIILFDNHRTDMLAHEEYYEALRCIRCGTCMNFCPVYDKIGGHSYQSVYPGPIGEVISPQIFGLDKHDDVLTLCSLCGRCSEVCPVKIPLADIIRKLRRDKIGQGKNPPYGAEKVVHNGYEKMIFKGFTFAATHGFVFRKVAGMAINFNNFIHKNGEKLPVLKNWFAYRDLFEFDYNLNENISKVQGVQYE; translated from the coding sequence ATGAATCACAAAAAAATAGTAGATCACGAGTTAAATAACGCTCAATTAAGAGAAAATTTATCAAATGCAATGCATGCACTTCAAAAAAATAAACAAAAAATTACCCAAAATAGATTTAATAATTGGGAAGAACAAAGGGAAGTAGGTAAAAAATCAAAAAATAAAATATTAAATTCACTTTACAATAGAGTTTTAGAATTTGAAGAAAATGCCAAAAAAAATGGTTATATAGTTCATTGGGCTAAAAACGGGGATGAGGCCTGTGAAATAGTTCATGATATTATGAAAGAAAAGGGTTTAGATACTATTTTAAAACAAAAAACAATGGCTAGTGAAGAAATTGGATTAAATCACTATTTACAAGAAAAAGGAATGACAGCCCTAGAAACAGATCTTGGTGAAGTTATCATTCAATTAATAGATGATAAGCCAGTTCATATAGTTGTTCCTGCGATTCATAAAAATCGTTATGAGATAGGCGAGATTTTTCATGATAAACTAGGAGCTCCAAAAGAAAGTGATCCTGAAAAATTAAACGCAATAGCAAGAGACTATATGCGTGAGAAATTTAAAAAACTCAAGATAGGATTAACCGGTGGAAATTTCTTAATAGCAAAAGAGGGCGCTATTTGGTTGGTTGAAAACGAAGGAAATGGTAGAATGTGCAATACTATACCAGATGTTTTGATTAGTGTTTGTGGTATAGAAAAAGTTGTTGATACTATAGAAGACGCAGCTACTTTAGTCGGATTATTAACTCCATCTGCTACTGGTCAATTCATAGCAAATTATAATAATATAATTTGTGGACCAAGAAGAGAAGGGGAGCTTGATGGTCCAAAAGAGTGTCATATAATTTTATTTGATAATCATAGAACAGATATGTTAGCACATGAAGAGTATTATGAAGCATTGAGATGTATAAGATGTGGAACTTGTATGAACTTTTGTCCAGTTTATGATAAAATAGGCGGTCATAGCTATCAAAGTGTATATCCAGGACCAATAGGCGAGGTTATAAGTCCTCAAATTTTTGGTTTAGATAAGCATGATGATGTTTTGACATTATGTTCACTTTGTGGAAGATGCTCTGAGGTTTGCCCTGTTAAAATACCTCTTGCAGATATAATAAGAAAACTTCGTAGAGATAAAATAGGTCAAGGTAAAAATCCTCCATATGGCGCAGAAAAAGTTGTTCATAACGGGTATGAAAAAATGATTTTCAAAGGATTTACATTTGCAGCAACTCATGGTTTTGTATTTAGAAAAGTGGCTGGAATGGCTATAAATTTTAACAATTTTATACATAAAAATGGTGAAAAATTGCCTGTTTTGAAAAATTGGTTTGCGTATAGAGATCTTTTTGAATTTGACTATAATTTAAATGAAAATATATCAAAAGTACAAGGAGTGCAATATGAGTAG
- a CDS encoding (Fe-S)-binding protein — MGKKVYLFATCLGTAMMGKTVMSAVSLLRREGIEVIYKKDQTCCGQPSYNTGYFEETKKIALYNVELFKGNYPILVPSGSCTGMMKHDYLDLFKDDSNFDKVKDFCSRICEFGNYLDQVLDVKYEDKGEPIKVTWHTNCHALRVGKSIESSKNLIRRLKNVEFVELEYEEECCGFGGTFAVKEPEISNAMVLEKIKDIKNSGCKYVISADGGCLMNIAGAMSRHNIDIKPIHLYDFIDKRLKGEAL, encoded by the coding sequence ATGGGTAAAAAGGTTTATCTTTTTGCTACTTGTCTTGGCACTGCTATGATGGGAAAAACAGTTATGAGTGCTGTTTCTTTGCTAAGAAGAGAGGGTATAGAGGTGATTTATAAAAAAGATCAAACATGTTGTGGACAACCATCTTATAATACTGGCTATTTTGAAGAGACTAAAAAAATTGCTCTTTATAATGTGGAACTTTTTAAGGGTAATTATCCGATATTAGTTCCAAGTGGATCTTGTACTGGTATGATGAAGCATGATTATTTGGATCTTTTTAAGGATGATTCAAATTTTGATAAAGTAAAAGATTTTTGTTCTAGAATTTGTGAATTTGGCAATTATCTTGATCAGGTTTTAGATGTAAAATACGAAGATAAAGGTGAGCCTATCAAAGTAACATGGCACACAAACTGCCATGCTTTAAGAGTTGGAAAAAGCATAGAGAGTTCAAAAAATCTTATAAGAAGATTAAAAAATGTGGAATTTGTTGAACTTGAATATGAGGAAGAATGTTGCGGTTTTGGGGGTACTTTTGCTGTAAAAGAGCCAGAAATTTCAAATGCCATGGTGTTAGAAAAAATAAAAGATATAAAAAATAGTGGCTGTAAATATGTGATTTCTGCAGATGGAGGCTGTTTAATGAATATAGCCGGAGCAATGAGTAGGCATAATATAGATATTAAACCTATTCATCTATATGATTTTATCGATAAAAGATTAAAAGGAGAAGCTCTATGA
- a CDS encoding aspartate/glutamate racemase family protein, translating into MRRVGIIGGMGPLATIDLYKKIVKLTKANCDQENIPLVIDNNTIIPDRPSYILDYTKPNPLPDLIQSANRLKNAGCEAICLACNTAHYFVDDIIKQTGVKVLDMPKITVNSILKDVKNVKNICVLATNVTISTGIYEKELNKNGLNSVKLSKQIQEKLMSCIYNGVKAGKVAKYTNLFEEIVNSLEADLFLAACTELPIFLPLIKTDKKFMDPTLELAKEIIKFSRG; encoded by the coding sequence ATGAGAAGAGTTGGTATAATTGGCGGCATGGGTCCTTTAGCAACTATTGATTTATATAAAAAGATAGTTAAGTTAACAAAAGCTAATTGCGATCAAGAAAATATCCCACTTGTTATAGACAATAACACTATAATTCCAGATAGACCATCTTATATATTAGATTATACCAAGCCAAACCCACTTCCAGATTTGATTCAAAGTGCTAATAGACTAAAAAATGCAGGTTGTGAGGCTATATGTTTGGCTTGTAATACCGCTCATTATTTTGTGGATGATATTATTAAACAAACTGGTGTAAAAGTTTTAGATATGCCAAAAATAACGGTAAATTCCATACTTAAAGATGTTAAAAATGTAAAAAATATATGCGTTTTAGCAACTAATGTCACAATTAGCACTGGGATTTATGAAAAAGAATTAAATAAAAATGGGCTAAATAGCGTGAAATTATCCAAACAAATACAAGAAAAACTTATGTCGTGCATTTATAATGGTGTTAAAGCCGGAAAAGTTGCCAAATACACTAATCTTTTTGAGGAGATTGTAAATAGCTTAGAAGCAGATTTATTTTTAGCTGCTTGCACGGAACTACCAATATTTTTACCACTTATAAAAACAGATAAGAAATTTATGGATCCAACACTAGAACTTGCTAAAGAGATTATTAAATTTTCTAGAGGATAG
- a CDS encoding dicarboxylate/amino acid:cation symporter yields MAKKTKILSFYFKVNLLNRILIALVLGIALGIALPQNSVDVIGFLTPFGDLFIRLLKMIIVPIITCSLIVGTSSISPAKLGKVGIKAIFFYFLTTLCAIIIGLACAFVFAPGVGLDLSDTSVAISKTSNAPSISQIFLNMVPTNPFESMAKAEILPIITFCMFFGIGLAFCKDSDDERVKSVANTVYNFFDGMSEIMFKVIKWVMEYAPIGVFALMFVVFNKNGASAVGPLLNVTLSVYIGLILQILLVYCVVCLIIGISPLEFLKKARPPMLTAFVTRSSNGTLPVSMETVDQDMGVPRSIYGFVLPVGATVNMNGTTIYLGVCAIFISNACGIDLGIGSYITIIITSILAAIGTAGVPGAGALMLLLVLESVGIKVEGSVGIAYGMILAMDAILDMGRTSMNVTGDIMASVWVAKTENELDITKWEKKI; encoded by the coding sequence ATGGCTAAAAAAACCAAAATATTGTCTTTTTATTTTAAAGTAAATTTATTGAATAGGATTTTAATAGCTCTCGTTCTTGGTATAGCCCTTGGTATTGCTTTACCTCAAAATAGTGTAGATGTTATAGGTTTTTTAACTCCTTTTGGAGATCTTTTTATAAGACTTTTAAAAATGATTATAGTTCCAATTATAACATGTTCTTTGATAGTTGGAACTAGTTCTATTTCGCCTGCAAAATTAGGAAAAGTTGGCATAAAAGCGATATTTTTTTATTTTCTAACAACTCTTTGTGCTATTATAATAGGATTAGCTTGTGCTTTTGTTTTTGCACCTGGTGTTGGTCTTGATTTGAGCGATACCTCTGTTGCTATTAGCAAAACTTCGAATGCCCCAAGCATTAGTCAAATATTTTTAAATATGGTTCCTACAAATCCTTTTGAGTCTATGGCAAAAGCAGAGATTTTACCTATAATTACATTTTGTATGTTTTTTGGAATTGGTCTTGCGTTTTGTAAAGACAGCGACGATGAAAGGGTAAAAAGCGTAGCAAATACAGTTTATAACTTTTTTGATGGAATGAGCGAAATTATGTTTAAAGTTATAAAATGGGTTATGGAATATGCCCCAATTGGTGTGTTTGCTCTAATGTTTGTTGTGTTTAATAAAAATGGTGCTTCTGCTGTCGGACCTCTTTTAAATGTAACACTAAGTGTATATATTGGTCTTATTTTGCAAATTTTGTTAGTTTATTGTGTAGTATGTTTGATTATTGGTATTAGTCCATTAGAATTTTTAAAGAAAGCTAGACCACCTATGTTAACTGCTTTTGTTACAAGAAGTTCAAATGGAACTTTACCAGTTTCTATGGAAACAGTTGATCAAGATATGGGAGTTCCAAGAAGTATTTATGGCTTTGTGTTACCCGTTGGTGCAACTGTAAATATGAATGGAACCACTATTTATCTTGGCGTTTGTGCTATATTTATATCAAATGCATGCGGTATTGATTTGGGCATAGGTAGTTACATTACTATTATTATAACATCTATATTAGCTGCTATTGGAACAGCAGGTGTGCCTGGAGCTGGAGCTTTAATGCTACTTTTGGTCTTGGAATCAGTCGGTATAAAAGTTGAGGGAAGTGTTGGGATTGCTTATGGTATGATACTTGCAATGGATGCTATACTGGATATGGGTAGAACATCTATGAATGTTACAGGAGATATTATGGCGTCTGTCTGGGTTGCAAAAACTGAAAATGAGCTTGATATTACAAAATGGGAGAAAAAAATATGA
- the metK gene encoding methionine adenosyltransferase: MYLFTSEVVSPGHPDKCADIIADSIVDAILMKDKDSRVASEVFVAGKHIVIGGEISSKAKFSFNEYENIVKNTLRKIGYTGNPNFTKEQCLHPDDIEVHVLLNQQSPDINQGVDQKEGEIGAGDQGIMFGFATNETKEFMPAAITYARDLCDKVYKFAKANPDKFGVDIKTQVTLDYGNKSNFENCKPQKIHTIVVSVPSVQTISIEEVRKIVSELIDTAGLPKHLYDKDKTIIYINPTGRYVNHSSLHDSGLTGRKLIVDSFGGYAPIGGGAQSSKDYTKVDRSGLYAARYIAKNIVAAGLAKKCIVQLSYAIGIAKPTSVSVDTMGTYADGIDDDMLSDFVMQNFPLTPKWITNKFGLDKPSKDTFLYAKVAANGQVGHKDYPWEQLDSVDAFKNIKSK; this comes from the coding sequence ATGTATCTTTTTACTAGTGAAGTAGTAAGTCCAGGTCATCCAGATAAATGCGCAGATATCATAGCAGATAGTATAGTAGATGCTATTTTGATGAAAGATAAAGATAGTAGAGTTGCAAGTGAAGTTTTTGTAGCCGGAAAACATATCGTAATAGGCGGAGAGATAAGTTCTAAGGCTAAATTTAGCTTTAATGAATATGAAAATATCGTTAAAAATACACTTCGCAAAATAGGCTATACTGGTAATCCAAACTTTACTAAAGAGCAATGTTTGCATCCAGATGATATAGAAGTTCATGTGCTCTTAAATCAACAAAGTCCTGATATAAATCAAGGTGTAGATCAAAAAGAAGGTGAAATAGGAGCAGGTGATCAAGGTATAATGTTTGGTTTTGCTACAAATGAAACAAAAGAATTTATGCCTGCTGCTATAACTTATGCAAGAGATTTATGCGATAAAGTTTATAAATTTGCAAAAGCAAATCCTGATAAATTTGGTGTTGATATAAAAACACAAGTTACGCTTGATTATGGTAATAAAAGTAATTTTGAAAATTGCAAACCGCAAAAAATTCATACCATTGTAGTTTCTGTGCCAAGTGTGCAGACAATTAGCATAGAAGAAGTTAGAAAAATAGTTAGTGAGTTGATAGATACAGCAGGACTTCCAAAACACTTATATGATAAAGATAAAACTATTATTTATATAAATCCAACAGGAAGATATGTTAACCATAGCTCTTTACATGATAGTGGTTTAACTGGCAGAAAACTAATAGTAGACAGTTTTGGCGGATATGCTCCAATTGGTGGTGGGGCACAAAGTTCTAAGGATTACACAAAAGTGGATAGAAGCGGACTTTATGCAGCAAGATATATAGCTAAAAATATTGTCGCTGCTGGGCTTGCTAAAAAATGCATAGTTCAACTAAGCTATGCTATAGGTATAGCAAAACCAACTTCTGTTAGTGTTGATACAATGGGAACTTACGCAGACGGTATAGATGATGATATGTTATCAGATTTTGTAATGCAAAATTTTCCTTTGACTCCAAAATGGATTACAAATAAATTTGGATTAGATAAACCTAGTAAGGATACATTTTTATACGCAAAAGTTGCCGCAAATGGGCAAGTTGGGCATAAAGACTATCCTTGGGAACAACTTGATAGTGTAGATGCATTTAAAAATATCAAATCAAAATAA